Within the Arthrobacter caoxuetaonis genome, the region ATGTCGAGCTCTTCGGCCGTGAACTGGCCGCCCACGGTTGCCTGGTACTCGCTGGAGTTCAACCAGGAGATCCCAACCGGGATGCTGATGATGGTCAGGGCTGCAGCGGCAATCAAGAGCCAGAAGCCCAGGTCCACCTGCTTGGGGCGAACCGGTGCCGGCGGCGCTGCCGGTGCCTGGCCGCTCGAGTACGCGTTGTAGCTGTAATTGTTTGCCGGAGGCATTTGCTCGGACATTATTCCCCTCAGAATGTTCTGCAATGCGGGTGCGTGCCGATGGCTGCAGGGGCCGCCGGCGTAGGACAGAAGACAGCATAGTTACCATCCGTCACTTCTGCCTCCCCAAAACGGCTGAGTTTCCGCGAAATCCGCCCTATAGGAGTTTTTTGACCTGCTCCGGAAGGACTAGTTCAGTGTTGCCAGCGCCGGGTAGGAGGTCTGCGCGCCGGGTCCGGCCGCGGCCAGGGCTGCGGCGCGGGATGCGAACGCCGCGGCCTCGGCGAGCGTGCTTCCACGGGCCAGGCGTGCCGCCACCGCTGCCGTGAAAGCATCGCCGCACCCGGTGGTGTCCACGGCATCCACGGGTGTTGCCGGGATCGCCTGCACGGCAGGTTGGGAGGACGGATCCAGGACTACCGACCCGCCGGCTCCGAGGGTGACCACGGCGCGGCCGATACCGCGTGTGGCCAGTGACTGGGTTACTGCTGGCCAGTCGGCCGCGGGATCGCCGATTCCGCTGAGCTGGCCTGCCTCATGGACATTCACCAGCAGGACGTCGGTCAGGGCGAGCAAATCCCGCGGAACGTCCCGGTAAGGGGAGAGGTTCAGCAGGACCTGCGCTCCGGCTGAATGCGCGCTCTCGGCCGCGGCCACGACCGTTTCGAGCGGTACTTCCAGGCTGAGGCACAGCACCGCAGCGTCCGTAAAGAGGGACGCCGGCAGGTCACTTCCCTGGAGGGTCCCGTTGGCTCCGGGGGAGACGATGATGGTGTTCTCGCCGGCAGCGTCGACCACGATCATGGCCGTCCCGGTAGCGGTCCCTTCCCGGCGGACAACTGCCGAGATGTCCACTCCGGCGCCGGCAGCCGCTTCCAGCAGCAGATCGCCGTGGCCATCGGCACCAACCGCGCCGCAGAGCACGACGTCGGCACCCAGGATCGCGGCAGCAGCCGCCTGGTTGGCACTTTTACCGCCAGGAACGATCACCAGTTCCGAACCGGTAAGGGTTTCACCGGGCTGGGGGAACCGCTCGGTGCGTACTGTCAGGTCGGCATTAAGCGAGCCGACCACCACAACCTTGTTCCCGCTCACGCCTGGACCTCCCCGATCCGTTCGAGGGCGTCGATTACCAGGTCCCAGAACCGCTCGTGGTCAAGGTCCATGGCCACCGACGTCGTGCAGTCAGCCGGTGCAGGGGCCCGGAAATCGGCCACGGTCATGCCGAGGGTCTTGGTGCCCGTCAATTCGACATCGAGCGGAACCCGGCGGGTGGTCATGACCTTTGGGTCAATCACCAGGGCCACGGCACAGGGATCGTGCACGGGAGGGGCCGCAAAGCCCTGCGCGTCGCGGTAGGACGTGCGGAAGAATTCGAGCAGTTCTCCGACGAACGTGGCCGGAGCGGTGCCGACTGCTGCGATCCGCTGGACGACGTCGTCGGTCGCGAGTGCCTGGTGCGTCAGGTCCAGCCCGACCATCGTCAGCGGCCACTTCTCGTGGAAGACAATATGGGCGGCTTCGGGGTCGATGATGATGTTGAACTCGGCCACGGCGGACCAGTTGCCGGTGTGGTAGCCGCCGCCCATCAGCACCACCTCCTTCACCCGCTGCGCGATCCGGGGTTCCTTGCGGACCGCCAGGGCAATGTTGGTGAGCGCGCCGGTGGGCACCAGGGTGACGGTTCCGGGCTCGTGGGACATCACCGTGTCGATGATCAGGTCCACTGCATGCCGGGAATCGAGCTCGATGGCCGGCTCGGGAAGGACCGGCCCGTCCAGCCCGGATTCTCCGTGGATGTCCGGTGCGGTTTCCACCGTGCGGACCAGCGGGCGGGCGCAGCCGGCGGCGAAGGGCACATCGGTGATTCCGGCGACGCGGGCCACGGAGAGCGCATTCCGCGTGACCTTCTCCAGGGTCTGGTTACCCATCACCGTGGTCACGGCCAGGAGCTCGATCTCCGGGTTTCCGTGGGCCAGCAGGAGGGCAATGGCATCGTCGTGGCCGGGATCGCAGTCCAGGATGATCTTTTGCGGCATAGCTGTGGTGCTCATGTCTTTCGGTGCGGGGGCGCCTCAACGGGCACCGGGTCTGCCCTCAATCATAGGGAACTGCGCAGCGGTCAGCGGGTGGCGAGGCGGTGCTTCAAGCCGAGCCGGACCGAGGACCACTCGCTGTCCAGGATGGAAAAGACGACGACGTCGCGCCGGGAACCGTCCACCCACAGTTCGTTGCTGCGCAGCACTCCGTCCTGCTTGGCGCCCAGCCGGGCAATAGCGGTCCGGGACGCATAGTTGTGCCAGTGCGTCCGGAACTCCACAGCGATGCAGTCGAGTTCTTCAAAGGCCCGCGTGAGCAGCAGGTATTTGGTCTCGGCATTGATCGAGGTCCGCTGCGCGCTCTCGGCAAGCCAGGTGGAGCCGATCTCCAACCGGCGGTGCTCGGCCTTGATGTTCATGTACGTGGTCATGCCGCAGAGCTTTCCGGTGTCCAGGCGGCGGATGGCCCACGGTGCCATGGTCCCGGCTGCCTGGTGTGAAAGCCGCGCCTGGACCTCCGCTGCCATTCCCACCGGAGCAGGGATCCGCGTGTACCAAAGCTTCCAGAGTTCCCCGTCTTCGACCGCCTCAACCAGCTCGGGAACGTGGGCCTCCTCCAGCGGTTCAAGCCGTACGGTGCGGCCTTGCAGGGTAACGGGCGTGGAGAAGCTCATGGGCTCATCCTAGGGGTGGCGCCGGCGGGGGAATAAGAACGGCGTACCGGCAGTTCACCCATTAGATGCAAAAGCATGAAAATAGGCAGGCGTTACCGAAAGGGGCCGTTGTGGCCAAGCGCAGGATAGTCATCATCACCGCTGGGCTGGGTGTGCCCTCTTCCAGCCGCATGCTGGCCGACCAGCTGGGCGCCGCAGCCAGGGACGTGCTGACGGAGGCAGGGATCGACGCTGCCGTCACTACCCATGAGCTGCGTGAGTACGCAGTGGACATCGCGAACACCATGGTCGCCGGGTATGCACCGCCGAACCTGGAGGCGCTGCTCAACGAAGTGATCGACGCCGACGCGCTCATTGCGGTGACGCCGGTCTTCACGGCCTCGGTGTCCGGACTCTTCAAGTCCTTCTTCGACGTGATCGACAAGGACTCGCTGGACGGCAAGCCCGTGCTGATCGGGGCCACCGGCGGCAGCGCCCGGCACTCGATGGTGCTCGATTTCGCCATGCGGCCGCTGTTCGGATACCTCCGCGCCCGGCTGGTGCCCACCGCCGTCTACGCCGCGCCGGAAGACTGGGGAGCCGGTGCTTCCGGAGCCGCCGGCCTGGACCGCCGGGTGCGGCAGGCCGGCGCGGAACTGGCAGGCCTGCTGCGCGGCGGGACCGGCCTGCAGCAGGAGACTGCTCCCGCAGCGCCGGGCCGGACTGCGGTGCACGGCTCGATGGAGTCGCTGCCGTTCGAGGAGCTGCTGGCCCAGACCCAGCGGCGGTAGAGCGGCTAAGACCGTTCCACGAAGGCGAGCACGCGTGCCGGGCTGGCAGTGCCGCCAACGATCTTCAGCGGTGACACCACAACCATGGCGCCGGTGGCCGGCAGCTGGGCGAGGTTCTGGAGCAGCGTGACGCCGTACTTGTTGTTGCCGAGCAGGTAGTAATGGGCAGGGAACGGCGGGTCGAACGCGCCCGCATTGCCCGCGTCGATCCCCACCGTCTCAACGCCCAGTCCGGCGATCGGGGTTTCCTCCGCCAGCCATTTGGCGCATGCTGCGGAAATCCCCGGCGTGTGGGAACCGGTCTCGTCGATGTTCAGGAAGGCATCGGCGTCGTCCACGAATTTGTCCCAGCCGGTGCGCAGCAGCAGCCAGCCGCCGTCGGGCAGCGCTCCGTGCTCCGCTTCCCACGCCTTGATATGTTCCGGCTCCACCAGGAAATCGGGGTCCGCCGCAGCTTCGGCGCTGAAGTCCAGGACAACGGCGGGACCGGTCAGGCGCTTGACCGGGATCTCGGACACGTCGTCGCCGTCGCGTCCCGTGACCCAGTGCGACGGCGCATCCACGTGGGTGCCGATGTGCTCACCGGTATGGATGTTGTGGTGCTTCCAGAACGGACCTGGTTCATTGAAGGCGCTGACCTCTTCGAGGCTGAAGTCGATCAGGTTCACGAACG harbors:
- a CDS encoding ribokinase — encoded protein: MSGNKVVVVGSLNADLTVRTERFPQPGETLTGSELVIVPGGKSANQAAAAAILGADVVLCGAVGADGHGDLLLEAAAGAGVDISAVVRREGTATGTAMIVVDAAGENTIIVSPGANGTLQGSDLPASLFTDAAVLCLSLEVPLETVVAAAESAHSAGAQVLLNLSPYRDVPRDLLALTDVLLVNVHEAGQLSGIGDPAADWPAVTQSLATRGIGRAVVTLGAGGSVVLDPSSQPAVQAIPATPVDAVDTTGCGDAFTAAVAARLARGSTLAEAAAFASRAAALAAAGPGAQTSYPALATLN
- a CDS encoding nucleoside hydrolase; this translates as MPQKIILDCDPGHDDAIALLLAHGNPEIELLAVTTVMGNQTLEKVTRNALSVARVAGITDVPFAAGCARPLVRTVETAPDIHGESGLDGPVLPEPAIELDSRHAVDLIIDTVMSHEPGTVTLVPTGALTNIALAVRKEPRIAQRVKEVVLMGGGYHTGNWSAVAEFNIIIDPEAAHIVFHEKWPLTMVGLDLTHQALATDDVVQRIAAVGTAPATFVGELLEFFRTSYRDAQGFAAPPVHDPCAVALVIDPKVMTTRRVPLDVELTGTKTLGMTVADFRAPAPADCTTSVAMDLDHERFWDLVIDALERIGEVQA
- a CDS encoding GNAT family N-acetyltransferase; this translates as MSFSTPVTLQGRTVRLEPLEEAHVPELVEAVEDGELWKLWYTRIPAPVGMAAEVQARLSHQAAGTMAPWAIRRLDTGKLCGMTTYMNIKAEHRRLEIGSTWLAESAQRTSINAETKYLLLTRAFEELDCIAVEFRTHWHNYASRTAIARLGAKQDGVLRSNELWVDGSRRDVVVFSILDSEWSSVRLGLKHRLATR
- a CDS encoding CE1759 family FMN reductase, whose product is MAKRRIVIITAGLGVPSSSRMLADQLGAAARDVLTEAGIDAAVTTHELREYAVDIANTMVAGYAPPNLEALLNEVIDADALIAVTPVFTASVSGLFKSFFDVIDKDSLDGKPVLIGATGGSARHSMVLDFAMRPLFGYLRARLVPTAVYAAPEDWGAGASGAAGLDRRVRQAGAELAGLLRGGTGLQQETAPAAPGRTAVHGSMESLPFEELLAQTQRR
- a CDS encoding cyclase family protein; amino-acid sequence: MAQNSINPGVIQDFLGALDGGTLEIVDLTAPLSSEIPTLKLPDPFVNLIDFSLEEVSAFNEPGPFWKHHNIHTGEHIGTHVDAPSHWVTGRDGDDVSEIPVKRLTGPAVVLDFSAEAAADPDFLVEPEHIKAWEAEHGALPDGGWLLLRTGWDKFVDDADAFLNIDETGSHTPGISAACAKWLAEETPIAGLGVETVGIDAGNAGAFDPPFPAHYYLLGNNKYGVTLLQNLAQLPATGAMVVVSPLKIVGGTASPARVLAFVERS